The Geobacillus genomosp. 3 genome segment TAAACTGTGCACGTGTTCGTTCATGTAGGCATTTGCCGGTTTCCTTTTGGTGCCATCGCTTATATGATATAGTAACGGCGAAGCGATGATCACCAATAGGAGGATAGATATGCCCAAAATTTTCATCGACCCCGGCCACGGGGGAATAGATACCGGCGCAGTCGGCAACGGGCTGCAGGAGAAAGATATTACGTTATCGATTGCACTTGAGATGCGCCGCCTGCTGCAAAGTGAGTATGAAGGGGTTTTGATCCAGCTGAGCCGCATGAGCGATGAAACGGTGTCGCTTGAGGAACGGACGAACCGAGCCAACCGTTGGGGGGCTGATGTTTATGTGTCCATCCACGTGAATGCGGGCGGTGGCACGGGATATGAGGATTACATTTACCATGAGTTGTCGAGAAATTCCCGAACGGCCCGCATTCGCGATGTGCTGCATGAAGAAATCATCCGGGCGACGCGATTTCGCGACCGCGGCAAAAAAGAAGCGAATTTCCATGTGCTAAGGGAAACGACAATGCCTGCCGTGTTGACGGAAAACGGGTTTATCGACCATAAGGAGGACGCGGAAAAGCTAGCTGACCCCAATTTTTTACGGACGATTGCCCGCGGCCATGTGAACGGCCTTGAGCGAGCGCTCGGATTGCGGAAGAAACCGAATGCCCCGAACAATCCTCCGCCAAGCAGGCCGGATGAGGGGGACGGGCGGGCGCCAAGCGGAAGCTATTTGACGCGCGTCATCGTTGACGGGACGCAAGTCGGGGCGTTTGCCGAGCCGGACAATGTGTTGCGCCAAGTTGAGCATTATTTAGGAAAAGCGGAGCGAATTGTGCTTGAGAAGGTCGAGGATGAATAGACACGCCTGCCTGGTGTCAGCCCAGGCAGGCGTTTTTTCGTTCATACGTCCTAATCAAAACGCCGCTTCCTTCACTCTCTATATGTCATATGAGTATAGCAACAAACAAAGGGAGGAGGAAGGCGATGTTTGGTTATTCGATCGTGCAGCTCGCCCGCCGTCATGCGAGACGGCTTGACCGTCCGCTCCGTCATAAGCTTGTGAATATGTATAAACCAATGACGCGCATGCCGTGCATTTTTCACCGCTGGATAGAGCGATGGCTACGCAAATGGAAAACCGTTTCCGTTTTGATCGAGGTTGAAGACAGCGAGGGCGTTGAGGCGTTAGTCAAGGCGGAGCGGGATCATTTCCGCATGAAAATGCACCACCATTTCCGCCATGTCCCGATTTATAGCGCGCGGGTGACACCGGCGGCGCTTGAGCAGCTGCTCGAGCATCCGAAAGTGAAAAAAGTATACCTCAACCGGCAAGTGAAGGCGCTGTTAAACAATGCAGTGCCATCGGCACAGGCGAAACATGTGGCTGTCAACGGGACGGAATTAAGCGGCAAAGGGGTGACGATCGCCATTGTCGACACAGGCATTTACCCGCACCCGGATTTAGAAGGAAGGATTACCGCCTTTGTCGATTTTGTCAATGGACGCACGGCGCCGTATGATGACAACGGGCATGGTACGCATTGCGCCGGCGATGCGGCGGGAAATGGGCGCATGTCGGACGGGCTGTACGCCGGGCCGGCGTACGAGGCGAACGTTGTTGGCGTGAAAGTGCTCGACCGTTCGGGGAGCGGGACGTTGGAAACGATTATGCGTGGCATTGAATGGTGCCTTGATTACAACGAGCAAAACCCGGCGGGGCGGATCAACATTATTTCATTATCGCTCGGTGGGGAGCCGCAGCCGTTTCCGACCGAAAATGACGACCCGCTCGTGCAGGTGGCGGAGCGGGCGTGGGAGCACGGCATTGTCGTCTGCGCGGCAGCGGGGAATGAAGGGCCAAGTTACGGCACGATTGCCAGCCCGGGCATTAGCGACCGCATCATTACAGTGGGAGCCCTTGATGACCGCGATACGGCGGCGACACGCACAGATGATGAGGTGGCCCCGTTTTCGAGCCGGGGGCCGACCGAGTATGGAGTGGCAAAACCGGATCTCGTCGTTCCAGGGGTCAACATTATATCGCTTCGCGCCCCACGCTCATTTCTTGACAAGCTGAATAAGCAAAGCCGGGTCGGTGATCATTATATATCGATGTCCGGCACGTCGATGGCGACGCCGATTTGCGCCGGCATTGTCGCCTTAATGCTCGAGGCGAGACCGGGGGCAACGCCGGATGAAGTTAAGCAGGCGTTAAAAGACGGCGCCGATTTATGGAAAGGACGCGACCCGAACGTCTACGGAGCCGGCTATGTCAACGCCAAACGCGCTGTGGAGCTTCTGCTGCAGCGCTAGAAAAAAAGAGGGAAGCGCTTATGGTGCGCTTCCCTCTTCATTTTCGCGGTTATTGTAATCGTACTTCGACGGGTCGATCGGCTTGAAGCCTTTCGGAGTGTAGAACCGGAGCAAATCGCCGTACACGACTTTATCGGACAAATCGAGTTTTGTTTGGGCGATTTGTTCAAGACGTTGAATTTCCGGTGTCTCTTCGAGCGGTGCGCCCGTTTTCGTATCATAGTATTTGCCATTAACCGCTGTTACTTCCGGTGTGACAAAGTCCCCGTTGCGGAACGGGATGATTTCCTGATGGTCAGGCGACAGCAAGTCCGTTCCAAAGTGGACATAATTTTTCGTATCGATGCCAAGCAAATGTAACAAAGTCGGCAACAAGTCGATTTGGCCGCCGAACTCGTGAATCGTACCACCTTTGACGCCCGGGACATGGATGAACAGCGGCACCCGTTGCAACTGGGCGTGCTCATGCGGCGTAATTTCCTTGCCTAAAATTTGCGACATGGCTTTGTTATGGTTTTCGGAAATGCCGTAATGGTCGCCGTATAAAATGATGACTGAGCGGTCGTACAGACCGGATTTTTTCAAGTAGTCAAAGAACTCTTTGACGGCCTCATCCAAGTAGCGGGCCGTTTGGAAGTAACGGTCGACCGAGCCGTCTCCCGTCGTTGCCGGCGCGATCGTCGCGTCTTCTTCGCTGATCGGGTACGGGAAGTGGTTCGATAATGTAATGAACTTCACGTAGAACGGCTCTTTCAACGTTTCTAA includes the following:
- a CDS encoding S8 family serine peptidase — translated: MFGYSIVQLARRHARRLDRPLRHKLVNMYKPMTRMPCIFHRWIERWLRKWKTVSVLIEVEDSEGVEALVKAERDHFRMKMHHHFRHVPIYSARVTPAALEQLLEHPKVKKVYLNRQVKALLNNAVPSAQAKHVAVNGTELSGKGVTIAIVDTGIYPHPDLEGRITAFVDFVNGRTAPYDDNGHGTHCAGDAAGNGRMSDGLYAGPAYEANVVGVKVLDRSGSGTLETIMRGIEWCLDYNEQNPAGRINIISLSLGGEPQPFPTENDDPLVQVAERAWEHGIVVCAAAGNEGPSYGTIASPGISDRIITVGALDDRDTAATRTDDEVAPFSSRGPTEYGVAKPDLVVPGVNIISLRAPRSFLDKLNKQSRVGDHYISMSGTSMATPICAGIVALMLEARPGATPDEVKQALKDGADLWKGRDPNVYGAGYVNAKRAVELLLQR
- a CDS encoding N-acetylmuramoyl-L-alanine amidase family protein; this encodes MPKIFIDPGHGGIDTGAVGNGLQEKDITLSIALEMRRLLQSEYEGVLIQLSRMSDETVSLEERTNRANRWGADVYVSIHVNAGGGTGYEDYIYHELSRNSRTARIRDVLHEEIIRATRFRDRGKKEANFHVLRETTMPAVLTENGFIDHKEDAEKLADPNFLRTIARGHVNGLERALGLRKKPNAPNNPPPSRPDEGDGRAPSGSYLTRVIVDGTQVGAFAEPDNVLRQVEHYLGKAERIVLEKVEDE